GCTCGGCGCCGATCCGCTGACCCGGCGCTGGGCGTGGGATACCGTCCATTTCGTGATGAAAGAGGGCGTGCGCTACGATCAGCTCTCATGGAAATGACCATGCACCAGGAATGCGACGGCCACGGCGCGGGCTGCGTGCATCACTGGACTCCGGACGAGGAACCCGACGCCGTCACCCGGATGTTCGCGTGGTGGAACCGGGCCTATGCCGACAACGCCTTCACCGAGGCGGGCTTCGCGCGCTTCTTCACCGACGATGCCGTGTTCCTGATCGACGGCATCGTGCGCGCGCGCGGTCCTGCCGGGTTGCTCGCCTATTTCCAGCGCATCCGCGATCATAGCGACGCCGTGGTGCTGCACGCCCCGGAAGACAGCTTCGTCTCGGGCGATCGCGTGTTCGTGCACTATCGCACCTCGGTCCGCGCCGGCGGGACAGCCGAGGAGCACGACATCATGGCCGCAGTACGCGTGGCTTTTGGCAGGATCGCCTTCTTCAAGGCGATCCGCAGGATCGAACCCACCCCCTGATCCAGCGGCGCGCGGGGTGTCGAACCGCTGGACACCCGGCCGCCCAGGCCGCATCGGGCCATATTCGCGAGGATGATATGACGAGCTATTCCTGGCCTGCCGATCGGCGCGCGCCCCTGCCTCCCGTCCAGCCCTGGACGGGCCGCAGCGAGACGCTGATCGCCGCGGGCGACGATCCGCATCGCCTGCCCGCCGAGGCCAGCGACTTCGCCACGACGCCGACCTACGAAGAGACGCTGGCCGTTCTCCGCGCGATCTGCGCGCAGTCGCCGCTGGTACGGATGCGCGAATATGGGCGCTCGGCCGAAGGGCGTCCGCTGACGCTGGTGATCGCCAGCCGCGACCATGAGGCGGCGGCGGCCCCTCGAACGTCCGCCAGCGCCGCCCGCGTGCTCACCGAATGCGGCATCCATCCCGGCGAGATCGACGGCAAGGACGCCGGGCTGATGCTGGTGCGGGACATCGCCTTCCACGGCCGCGACGCTTTGCTCGACGGTTGCGACTGGTATTTCGTGCCGGTGCTGAACCCCGACGGGCATGAGCGGCGATCCGCGTTCAGCCGCCCCAACCAGCGCGGCCCCGAGCTGCAGGGCTGGCGCGCCTCCGCGCAGGGCCTCAACCTCAACCGCGACTTCGTGAAGGCGGACGGCCCGGAAATGCGGGCGATCCTCGCCCTGATCGGCGAGATCGACCCGGATCTCTACGTCGACATGCACGTCACCGACGGGCTCGATTACCAATATGACATCACCTACGGCTTTCAGGACGTGCCCTATTCCGCTTCGCCGGCGATCAGCGCCTGGCTGGAGGGCACCTATCGACCCACCGTATCGGCGAGCATGAAAGGCTGGGGCCATATTCCCGGCCCGCTGATCCTCGCCGCGGACGATCGCCGGCCGGAGCTGGGCCTGATGCTCCCCGCCTTCCCGCCGCGATTCTCGCACGGTTATGGCGATATGCGGCACCTCGCGACGGTACTCGTCGAGAATCACTCGCTCAAGCCGGTGAAGCAGCGGGTGCTCGGCACCTATGCCCTGCTCGAAGCCACCCTCGCGCTCGCCGGGGGCGACATTGCGGCACTGCGTACCGCGACCGAGGCGGATCGCACGCGCCACGCCGCCCGGCCCATCCTCACCTGGGACATGGCCGAGGCGCCGGTGCGCAACGTCACCTTCCACCCCATCGCGTCGGACTTTTACGCCTCGCCCGCGTCGGGCGCGCAGGAGGTCCGCTGGCTCGGCACGCCGCTGCCGCCGGTCGAGGTGCCGCTGTTCGGATCGCAGCCGGCGATCACCATCGCGCGCCCGCGCGGCTATTGGGTGCCGGTTTCCGAAACCGCCGTGATCGAGCGTCTGCGGCTCCACGGCATCGCGCACGACATCGCCGCCGGGCCGGTGGAGGTGGAGGTCGCGATGATCCGCCTCGCCGATCTCACGCTGGCGCCGCGCGTGTCGGAACGGCGCGTCGCGCTCGCCGCCGATTGCTCGACGGTCGAGACCCGCCGGGAGACCTTCCCCGCCGGTTCGGCCTATGTGCCGACCGACCAGCCGCTCGGCGATCTCGCGATCCACATGCTGGAGCCGGCCTGCGCGGATTCGCTGTTCCGCCAGGGCATGATCGCCGGAATGCTCGATCCGGTCGAATATATGGAAGCCTATGTCATCGCGCCGATGGCCGACGAGATGCTGGCGACCGATCCCGACCTGCGCGCCGCCTTCGAGGTCAGGCTCGCCGCCGATCCGGCTTTCGCCGCCGATCCGATGGCGCGGCTTCACTGGTTCTACCTGCGTTCGCCCTATCGCGACGAGCGCCACATGCTCTACCCGATCGGGCGCGTCGCCGCGTAGCGGCGGCGCGCTACGCCGCGCCGTCCGCCATACGCTCGGCCCAGGTCGGGCGCGTCATCTGGATCAGGTCGGTCTGGCGGCTGTACCATCCGGCACCGTGCATCCGCGCGAGCAGCTTCATGGCGAGCGTGTCGATGTAGAGACGCTCCGGATCCTCGATGAATTCGTCGCGGACGTGGGCGTGGACCACCTCGCCGATCACCGCCATCTGGTCCGGCCCCGTCTCGATCGCGTGCAGCACGCGGCATTCGAAGCTGGCCGGAGCCGTGGCGATGCGCGGCGGCGCGACCTGGATGCTGGCAGGCAGTTGCAGCCCCGCCAGTTCCACCTCGCTCACGTCGGCGGGCGCGTCGATGCAGGTGAGGTTCATCGCCTGGCCATGATCCTCGCTGACGAGATTGACGACGAATTCGCCGGTCTCGACGATATTGCGCGGCGTGTCCTTGAGCCGCCCTTCGCCGTGCCGGAGCATGCCCAGCGCGATCGTCGGCGGTTCGTCGCCCAGCACGTTGAAGAAGCTGTAGGGCGCGGCATTGACCAGCCCGTCCGCCGATCGCGACGTCACCCACGCGATCGGACGCGGCGTTACGCACGATCCGAGGATCTTGTAGCGGCTCGCCTTGGGCAGCGCGCGCATGTCGAAGTCCATATGCCTTATCCCTTGCGGACGACGGCCGACTGCGCCGTCTCGTCCACCGTCAGGCGGAAGACGTCGGGGCGGGCATAATGGCCGACCACGTCGAAATCATACTTGCCGCGCACCACCTCACCCAGATCGATATCCGCATAGAGGATCGTTTCCGGCGTGAAGTCCGGCCCGGCGAGTATCTGGCCGTGGGGGCTGACGATCACGCTGCCGCCGCGCATCATGATCGTATCGGGATCGTCGCCGAGCGCGCATTCGTAATCGTCGGGGAAGGCCGCACGGGTGATGTGCTGGCAGGACGAGAGGACGTAGCAGCGCCCCTCCAGCGCAATATGCTGCATCGAGGGTGCCCAGGTGTCGCGATCGTCGGCGGTCGGCGTGCAATAGATGCTCACGCGCTTGTCGTACATCGCGAGGCGCAGCGCCGGCATGTAGTTTTCCCAGCAGATCACCGCGCCGATCCGGCCGAGCGAGGTGTCGAACACCGGCATCGTCGATCCGTCGCCGAAGCCCCAGATCAGCCGCTCGGCGCCGGTCGGCATCAGCTTGCGATGCTTGCCGACGAGGCCGTCCGCGCCATCGAAGAACAGGGCCGTGCAGTAGAGCGTCCCGCCGTCGCGTTCGAGGCAGCCGATGACGACGAACAGCCCCGTCTCCGCGCAGGCCTCCGCGACGAGGGCGACCTCGGGTCCGTCGAGATCGATCGCGCCTTCGTGATAACGGCGAAAGGCATCCCGCCCCTCGGGCTTGCGCATGCCGACCGGCGTGCCGAACGAGGCCCCCTTGGGATAGCCGCCGAGGAACACTTCGGGGAACACAGCCAGCCGTGCGCCGCCAGCCGCAGCCTCGC
The nucleotide sequence above comes from Sphingomonas oryzagri. Encoded proteins:
- a CDS encoding carbon-nitrogen hydrolase family protein, with product MTQSVSGTYKAAVVQSASVPFDPMASAEKAARLVREAAAGGARLAVFPEVFLGGYPKGASFGTPVGMRKPEGRDAFRRYHEGAIDLDGPEVALVAEACAETGLFVVIGCLERDGGTLYCTALFFDGADGLVGKHRKLMPTGAERLIWGFGDGSTMPVFDTSLGRIGAVICWENYMPALRLAMYDKRVSIYCTPTADDRDTWAPSMQHIALEGRCYVLSSCQHITRAAFPDDYECALGDDPDTIMMRGGSVIVSPHGQILAGPDFTPETILYADIDLGEVVRGKYDFDVVGHYARPDVFRLTVDETAQSAVVRKG
- a CDS encoding flavin reductase family protein, translating into MDFDMRALPKASRYKILGSCVTPRPIAWVTSRSADGLVNAAPYSFFNVLGDEPPTIALGMLRHGEGRLKDTPRNIVETGEFVVNLVSEDHGQAMNLTCIDAPADVSEVELAGLQLPASIQVAPPRIATAPASFECRVLHAIETGPDQMAVIGEVVHAHVRDEFIEDPERLYIDTLAMKLLARMHGAGWYSRQTDLIQMTRPTWAERMADGAA
- a CDS encoding M14 family metallopeptidase; the protein is MTSYSWPADRRAPLPPVQPWTGRSETLIAAGDDPHRLPAEASDFATTPTYEETLAVLRAICAQSPLVRMREYGRSAEGRPLTLVIASRDHEAAAAPRTSASAARVLTECGIHPGEIDGKDAGLMLVRDIAFHGRDALLDGCDWYFVPVLNPDGHERRSAFSRPNQRGPELQGWRASAQGLNLNRDFVKADGPEMRAILALIGEIDPDLYVDMHVTDGLDYQYDITYGFQDVPYSASPAISAWLEGTYRPTVSASMKGWGHIPGPLILAADDRRPELGLMLPAFPPRFSHGYGDMRHLATVLVENHSLKPVKQRVLGTYALLEATLALAGGDIAALRTATEADRTRHAARPILTWDMAEAPVRNVTFHPIASDFYASPASGAQEVRWLGTPLPPVEVPLFGSQPAITIARPRGYWVPVSETAVIERLRLHGIAHDIAAGPVEVEVAMIRLADLTLAPRVSERRVALAADCSTVETRRETFPAGSAYVPTDQPLGDLAIHMLEPACADSLFRQGMIAGMLDPVEYMEAYVIAPMADEMLATDPDLRAAFEVRLAADPAFAADPMARLHWFYLRSPYRDERHMLYPIGRVAA
- a CDS encoding nuclear transport factor 2 family protein — its product is MHQECDGHGAGCVHHWTPDEEPDAVTRMFAWWNRAYADNAFTEAGFARFFTDDAVFLIDGIVRARGPAGLLAYFQRIRDHSDAVVLHAPEDSFVSGDRVFVHYRTSVRAGGTAEEHDIMAAVRVAFGRIAFFKAIRRIEPTP